The following coding sequences lie in one Isoptericola variabilis 225 genomic window:
- the miaA gene encoding tRNA (adenosine(37)-N6)-dimethylallyltransferase MiaA, protein MIVVAVVGPTATGKSDLALDLAEALSTPGPPAEIVNADAYQLYRGMDVGTAKVPPHERRGIVHHQLDVLDPLEEASVARYQASARADLDAIEARGARAVVVGGSGLYVRALLDRMDFPGTDPQVRAELEERAEREGRRALHAELERQDPEAAARIGPTNTRRIVRALEVIAITGLPYSATLPREEYVRPTVQLGLDCDRAVLDARVAARVERMRRDGLVDEVLRLARIDDAGVVRGMGRTASRAVGYAEILDLVGAAAGPVLHEGDEDAAFEAITANTRRLARKQMGWFGRDPRVHWLDAGSPTLLDDALAIVRAADAGTLPGPGEGPVRRSLGS, encoded by the coding sequence GTGATCGTCGTCGCCGTCGTGGGACCCACCGCCACGGGAAAGTCGGACCTCGCGCTGGACCTCGCCGAGGCGCTCTCCACGCCCGGGCCGCCGGCCGAGATCGTCAACGCCGACGCCTACCAGCTCTACCGCGGCATGGACGTCGGCACGGCCAAGGTGCCGCCGCACGAGCGGCGCGGGATCGTCCACCACCAGCTCGACGTCCTCGACCCCCTGGAGGAGGCCTCGGTCGCCCGCTACCAGGCGTCGGCGCGGGCGGACCTCGACGCGATCGAGGCCCGCGGCGCGCGCGCCGTCGTCGTCGGCGGCTCGGGCCTGTACGTCCGGGCGCTGCTCGACCGCATGGACTTCCCGGGCACCGACCCGCAGGTCCGCGCCGAGCTGGAGGAGCGCGCCGAGCGCGAGGGCCGGCGCGCGCTGCACGCGGAGCTCGAGCGCCAGGACCCGGAGGCCGCGGCGCGCATCGGCCCCACCAACACCCGCCGCATCGTCCGGGCGCTCGAGGTCATCGCCATCACGGGCCTGCCGTACTCGGCCACCCTGCCGCGCGAGGAGTACGTGCGCCCGACCGTGCAGCTCGGGCTCGACTGCGACCGCGCGGTGCTCGACGCGCGGGTCGCGGCGCGCGTGGAGCGCATGCGTCGCGACGGTCTCGTCGACGAGGTCCTGCGCCTGGCCCGGATCGACGACGCGGGGGTCGTCCGCGGGATGGGCCGCACGGCGTCGCGCGCGGTGGGCTACGCGGAGATCCTCGACCTCGTCGGCGCGGCCGCCGGCCCCGTCCTCCACGAGGGCGACGAGGACGCCGCGTTCGAGGCGATCACCGCCAACACGCGCCGCCTGGCCCGCAAGCAGATGGGCTGGTTCGGGCGCGACCCGCGCGTGCACTGGCTCGACGCCGGGTCCCCGACGCTGCTCGACGACGCGCTCGCGATCGTGCGCGCGGCCGACGCCGGGACCCTCCCCGGGCCGGGCGAGGGCCCGGTGCGCCGTAGTCTGGGCTCATGA
- the dapF gene encoding diaminopimelate epimerase — protein MTLRFTKGHGTHNDFVLVADTRGDLDLTPEQVRRLADRRGGIGGDGVIRLAPTAALARAGETVADEVLAAEPGAIWFMDYRNADGSVAEMCGNGVRVFTAFAEELGLVDLAGGGELALGTRAGVRRVRREESGWYAVDMGPWFLPGGEEAAAAGADAKVMVHGWPAPRPALSVDVGNPHTVVALPQAAELGAADLTRQPAVEPVPPHGTNVELVVPLGEETGPDGEPAGRVRMRVHERGVGETQSCGTGACAAALAVRTWASGGTGAGAPDTWFVEVPGGEVRVRLLPGGHVELAGPAELVYSGEIEL, from the coding sequence ATGACCTTGCGCTTCACCAAGGGCCACGGCACGCACAACGACTTCGTGCTCGTCGCCGACACGCGCGGCGACCTCGACCTCACGCCCGAGCAGGTGCGGCGCCTCGCCGACCGGCGCGGCGGGATCGGGGGCGACGGCGTCATCAGGCTCGCGCCGACCGCGGCGCTGGCCCGGGCGGGCGAGACGGTCGCCGACGAGGTGCTCGCGGCCGAGCCCGGCGCGATCTGGTTCATGGACTACCGCAACGCGGACGGGTCCGTGGCCGAGATGTGCGGCAACGGGGTGCGCGTGTTCACCGCGTTCGCGGAGGAGCTCGGCCTCGTCGACCTCGCGGGCGGCGGCGAGCTCGCGCTCGGCACGCGTGCCGGGGTGCGGCGCGTGCGGCGCGAGGAGAGCGGCTGGTACGCGGTCGACATGGGCCCGTGGTTCCTGCCCGGCGGCGAGGAGGCCGCGGCCGCGGGCGCCGACGCGAAGGTCATGGTGCACGGCTGGCCGGCGCCGCGGCCCGCCCTCAGCGTCGACGTCGGCAACCCGCACACCGTCGTGGCGCTCCCGCAGGCCGCCGAGCTCGGTGCGGCCGACCTCACCCGGCAGCCGGCCGTGGAGCCCGTCCCGCCGCACGGGACGAACGTCGAGCTCGTCGTCCCGCTCGGCGAGGAGACCGGGCCCGACGGCGAGCCCGCCGGCCGGGTGCGCATGCGCGTGCACGAGCGCGGCGTGGGGGAGACGCAGTCGTGCGGCACGGGCGCGTGCGCCGCGGCGCTCGCGGTCCGGACCTGGGCCTCCGGCGGCACGGGCGCGGGCGCGCCCGACACGTGGTTCGTCGAGGTGCCCGGCGGCGAGGTGCGGGTGCGGCTGCTGCCCGGCGGGCACGTCGAGCTCGCCGGGCCTGCCGAGCTCGTCTACTCGGGCGAGATCGAGCTGTAG
- a CDS encoding class I SAM-dependent methyltransferase — MTEEPEHYFTAEPASDDERRLVAVRLAGRDVEVEVAPGVFSPGGVDKGTQVLLREVPPPPSGDLLDLGCGWGPLALTMALEQPHATVWAVDVNTRALDLVRRNAERLGLAGVRAVTPDDVPDDVAFAAIWSNPPIRVGKQALHELLGRWLPRLGSDAAAWLVVQKNLGSDSLARWIESELGLPTAREASSKGFRILRVTR; from the coding sequence GTGACCGAGGAGCCCGAGCACTACTTCACGGCCGAGCCCGCGTCCGACGACGAGCGCCGGCTCGTCGCCGTCCGGCTCGCCGGCCGCGACGTCGAGGTCGAGGTCGCCCCGGGCGTCTTCTCCCCCGGCGGCGTGGACAAGGGCACTCAGGTGCTGCTGCGCGAGGTGCCGCCCCCGCCGTCGGGCGACCTGCTGGACCTCGGCTGCGGCTGGGGGCCGCTCGCCCTGACCATGGCGCTCGAGCAGCCGCACGCGACCGTGTGGGCGGTCGACGTCAACACGCGCGCGCTCGACCTCGTGCGGCGCAACGCCGAGCGGCTGGGACTCGCGGGCGTGCGCGCCGTGACGCCCGACGACGTGCCCGACGACGTCGCTTTCGCCGCGATCTGGTCCAACCCGCCGATCCGGGTCGGCAAGCAGGCGCTGCACGAGCTGCTCGGCCGGTGGCTCCCGCGCCTCGGGTCCGACGCCGCGGCGTGGCTCGTGGTGCAGAAGAACCTCGGCTCCGACTCGCTCGCGCGGTGGATCGAGTCCGAGCTCGGTCTGCCGACGGCGCGCGAGGCGTCGTCCAAGGGCTTCCGCATCCTGCGCGTGACGCGCTGA
- the hflX gene encoding GTPase HflX has product MTHTPTNPDTPFTGSTPSDADRDAQAIANDVVARVLARAGTARAEGGTVHTDHDGDQLDLEERSALRRVVGLSTELEDVTEVEYRQLRLEKVVLVGLYSGGEAAAAEAEVSLRELAALAETAGSQVLDGLLQRRQKPDPGTYLGSGKAAELADVVAAVGADTVIADTELAPSQRRALEDIVKVKVVDRTALILDIFAQHAKSREGKAQVELAQLEYLLPRLRGWGESMSRQAGGQVGSAGAGMGSRGPGETKIELDRRRIRNRMAKLRREIAAMAPARVTKRLERKRHSIPNVAIAGYTNAGKSSLLNALTDAGVLVENALFATLDPTVRRARTDDGRVYTLADTVGFVRHLPHQLVEAFRSTLEEVADAALLLHVVDASHPDPEGQIAAVREVLSEIPGVEDVPEVVVLNKADVADPAVVGRIQRRERRTVVVSAHTGEGIAELKALIADELPRPDVEIDVVVPYSRGDLVHRVHEAGEIDAEEHLADGTRLRGRVDPSLAAELERAAV; this is encoded by the coding sequence TTGACCCACACCCCGACGAACCCCGACACCCCGTTCACAGGGTCGACACCCTCAGACGCCGACCGCGACGCGCAGGCGATCGCGAACGACGTCGTCGCGCGGGTCCTCGCTCGGGCCGGGACGGCGCGCGCCGAGGGCGGCACCGTCCACACCGACCACGACGGCGACCAGCTCGACCTCGAGGAGCGTTCCGCGCTACGTCGGGTCGTCGGTCTGTCGACCGAGCTCGAGGACGTCACCGAGGTCGAGTACCGGCAGCTGCGCCTCGAGAAGGTCGTGCTCGTCGGCCTCTACTCGGGGGGCGAGGCCGCCGCGGCCGAGGCCGAGGTCTCGCTGCGCGAGCTCGCCGCCCTGGCCGAGACCGCCGGCTCGCAGGTCCTCGACGGCCTGCTCCAGCGCCGCCAGAAGCCCGACCCCGGCACCTACCTCGGCTCGGGCAAGGCCGCCGAGCTGGCCGACGTCGTCGCCGCCGTGGGCGCCGACACCGTCATCGCCGACACCGAGCTGGCCCCGTCGCAGCGGCGTGCCCTCGAGGACATCGTCAAGGTCAAGGTGGTCGACCGGACCGCGCTCATCCTCGACATCTTCGCCCAGCACGCCAAGTCGCGGGAGGGCAAGGCGCAGGTCGAGCTCGCGCAGCTCGAGTACCTGCTGCCGCGCCTGCGCGGCTGGGGCGAGTCGATGTCCCGCCAGGCCGGCGGCCAGGTCGGCTCGGCCGGCGCCGGCATGGGCTCGCGCGGCCCCGGTGAGACGAAGATCGAGCTCGACCGGCGCCGGATCCGCAACCGCATGGCCAAGCTGCGCCGCGAGATCGCGGCCATGGCACCGGCCCGCGTGACCAAGCGCCTCGAGCGCAAGCGGCACTCGATCCCGAACGTCGCCATCGCGGGCTACACCAACGCGGGCAAGTCGTCGCTGCTCAACGCGCTGACCGACGCGGGCGTGCTCGTCGAGAACGCGCTGTTCGCCACGCTCGACCCGACCGTGCGGCGCGCCCGGACCGACGACGGCCGCGTGTACACGCTCGCCGACACGGTCGGCTTCGTGCGCCACCTGCCGCACCAGCTCGTCGAGGCGTTCCGCTCGACGCTCGAGGAGGTCGCCGACGCCGCGCTGCTGCTGCACGTGGTCGACGCGTCCCACCCCGACCCGGAGGGGCAGATCGCGGCCGTCCGCGAGGTGCTCTCCGAGATCCCGGGCGTCGAGGACGTCCCCGAGGTCGTCGTGCTCAACAAGGCCGACGTCGCGGACCCCGCCGTGGTCGGGCGCATCCAGCGCCGCGAGCGGCGAACCGTGGTCGTCTCCGCGCACACGGGCGAGGGCATCGCCGAGCTCAAGGCGCTCATCGCCGACGAGCTGCCGCGCCCCGACGTCGAGATCGACGTCGTGGTCCCGTACTCGCGCGGCGACCTGGTGCACCGGGTGCACGAGGCGGGCGAGATCGACGCCGAGGAGCACCTCGCCGACGGCACGCGCCTGCGCGGGCGCGTCGACCCCTCGCTCGCGGCCGAGCTCGAGCGCGCCGCGGTCTGA
- a CDS encoding ATP-dependent DNA helicase, with amino-acid sequence MNLPDAATDRSAAAPDHRAGDGWADAGTDGVPGVEELLDLTVGALGGGRREGQHRMALAVADAVASGEHLLVQAGTGTGKSLAYLVPAVRHAVVDGGRVVVSTATLALQRQVITRDLPLVAEAVAPRLPREPRVALLKGWHNYLCLHKTGGGYPVDEATLFDLPGATEGAAAEQHPPPADGGPGRRGRRGDDGPSLADHVRRLHAWAQETDTGDRDDLVPGVPDRAWRQVSVTALECLGNRCPMLDECFPERARASAREADVVVTNHAMLGIAASGSPGVLPEHDVVIVDEAHELADRITSAATVDLSLTSVEHAARLARRHGGTETSALDDAAQRLGSLLATVPAERFPQGLPDDLRAAVATVRDAARELLTRLKPEGGGQGPAQPDPGVKMAQSAVLQLFEVAERMAAEDTSADVLWCSRPPDDAPWAGDGITRLHAAPLAVAGLIRTQLLGEATGVFTSATLALGGSFDPVARSLGLGAPSEDGSARWRGLDVGSPFDYPRQGILYVARHLPAPGREPTTDAQLDEIAGLIEAAGGRTLGLFSSRRAANAAAEALRERLDVPVLCQGDDQLPSLVRAFAEDPATCLFGTLSLWQGVDVPGPSCQLVIVDRIPFPRPDDPIKAARARAVEQAGGNGFMQVAATHAALLLAQGAGRLIRSTDDRGVVAVLDPRLATARYGTFLTRSMPDFWPTTDARLVRAALRRLDT; translated from the coding sequence GTGAACCTCCCCGACGCCGCCACCGACCGGTCCGCCGCCGCACCCGACCACCGGGCCGGCGACGGATGGGCCGACGCGGGAACCGACGGCGTGCCCGGCGTCGAGGAACTGCTCGACCTCACGGTCGGGGCGCTCGGCGGCGGCCGGCGTGAGGGCCAGCACCGCATGGCGCTCGCGGTCGCCGACGCCGTCGCGTCGGGCGAGCACCTGCTCGTCCAGGCGGGCACGGGCACCGGAAAGTCCCTGGCCTACCTCGTGCCGGCGGTGCGCCACGCGGTGGTGGACGGCGGCCGCGTCGTCGTGTCGACCGCGACGCTCGCGCTCCAGCGCCAGGTCATCACGCGCGACCTGCCGCTCGTGGCCGAGGCCGTCGCCCCCCGGCTGCCGCGCGAGCCGCGCGTCGCGCTGCTCAAGGGATGGCACAACTACCTGTGCCTGCACAAGACGGGCGGCGGCTACCCCGTCGACGAGGCGACCCTGTTCGACCTGCCTGGTGCCACCGAGGGTGCGGCGGCCGAGCAGCACCCGCCGCCCGCCGACGGAGGGCCCGGTCGCCGCGGTCGCCGCGGCGACGACGGGCCGAGCCTGGCCGACCACGTGCGACGGCTGCACGCGTGGGCGCAGGAGACCGACACGGGCGACCGCGACGACCTCGTGCCGGGCGTGCCCGACCGCGCCTGGCGCCAGGTCTCGGTCACGGCGCTCGAGTGCCTCGGCAACCGCTGCCCGATGCTCGACGAGTGCTTCCCCGAGCGGGCGCGCGCGAGCGCGCGCGAGGCCGACGTCGTCGTGACGAACCACGCGATGCTCGGCATCGCGGCGTCGGGCAGCCCCGGCGTGCTGCCCGAGCACGACGTCGTGATCGTCGACGAGGCGCACGAGCTCGCCGACCGGATCACGTCGGCCGCGACGGTCGACCTGTCGCTGACGTCGGTCGAGCACGCGGCCCGCCTCGCCCGGCGGCACGGCGGCACCGAGACGTCGGCGCTCGACGACGCCGCGCAGCGGCTCGGCTCGCTGCTCGCGACCGTCCCGGCCGAGCGCTTCCCGCAGGGCCTGCCGGACGACCTGCGCGCCGCCGTCGCGACCGTGCGCGACGCCGCGCGCGAGCTGCTCACGCGGCTCAAGCCCGAGGGCGGCGGGCAGGGGCCGGCGCAGCCCGACCCGGGCGTGAAGATGGCGCAGTCGGCGGTGCTCCAGCTCTTCGAGGTCGCCGAGCGCATGGCGGCCGAGGACACGAGCGCCGACGTGCTGTGGTGCTCGCGCCCGCCCGACGACGCGCCCTGGGCCGGGGACGGGATCACGCGACTGCACGCCGCCCCGCTCGCGGTCGCGGGCCTCATCCGCACCCAGCTGCTCGGCGAGGCGACGGGCGTGTTCACGTCCGCGACGCTCGCCCTCGGCGGCTCGTTCGACCCGGTCGCGCGCTCGCTCGGCCTCGGCGCCCCGTCGGAGGACGGCAGCGCCCGGTGGCGCGGGCTCGACGTCGGCAGCCCTTTCGACTACCCGCGCCAGGGCATCCTCTACGTCGCGCGGCACCTGCCCGCGCCTGGCCGTGAGCCCACGACCGACGCCCAGCTCGACGAGATCGCGGGGCTCATCGAGGCCGCCGGAGGGCGGACGCTCGGTCTCTTCTCGTCGCGCCGGGCGGCGAACGCCGCGGCCGAGGCGCTGCGCGAGCGGCTCGACGTGCCGGTCCTGTGCCAGGGCGACGACCAGCTCCCGAGCCTCGTGCGCGCGTTCGCCGAGGACCCGGCCACGTGCCTCTTCGGCACACTGTCCCTGTGGCAGGGCGTCGACGTCCCGGGCCCGTCGTGCCAGCTCGTCATCGTCGACCGCATCCCGTTCCCGCGGCCCGACGACCCGATCAAGGCGGCGCGTGCCCGCGCGGTCGAGCAGGCCGGCGGCAACGGGTTCATGCAGGTCGCGGCGACGCACGCGGCGCTGCTGCTCGCCCAGGGCGCTGGCAGGCTCATCCGGTCGACCGACGACCGCGGGGTCGTCGCGGTGCTCGACCCGCGCCTGGCCACGGCCCGCTACGGCACGTTCCTCACGCGGTCGATGCCGGACTTCTGGCCGACGACGGACGCGCGGCTCGTCCGGGCTGCCCTGCGTCGCCTCGACACGTAG
- a CDS encoding L-lactate dehydrogenase: MNAPRPRSRLAIVGAGAVGSTLAYAALARGSARTVALMDVNRRKVDAEVLDLRHGAMFVPQAEIVGSDDVEVCRDADVVVVTAGAKQQPGQSRLDLAEATVGLVRKIMPGLVEVAPDAVFIMVTNPVDVVTYAAQQVSGLPPERVFGSGTVLDSSRLRSALAEHCGVAVGNVHAYVAGEHGDSEIALWSSATIGGVPLLRWTALPGRPPLDAAARERIATDVVESAYRVIEGKGATNYAVGLAATRIIEAVLKDEHRIMPVSSRLDDYHGISDVCLSVPSLVDRRGVTATVDVPLSDEEVAGLRASADAMREVQRRLGL, from the coding sequence GTGAACGCTCCCCGTCCCCGTTCCCGGCTGGCCATCGTCGGCGCCGGCGCCGTCGGCTCGACCCTCGCGTACGCCGCGCTCGCGCGCGGGTCCGCGCGGACCGTCGCCCTCATGGACGTCAACCGCCGCAAGGTCGACGCCGAGGTGCTCGACCTGCGCCACGGGGCGATGTTCGTGCCGCAGGCCGAGATCGTCGGGTCCGACGACGTCGAGGTGTGCCGGGACGCCGACGTCGTCGTGGTGACGGCCGGCGCCAAGCAGCAGCCCGGGCAGTCCCGCCTCGACCTCGCCGAGGCCACGGTGGGTCTGGTCCGGAAGATCATGCCGGGCCTGGTCGAGGTGGCGCCCGACGCCGTCTTCATCATGGTGACCAACCCGGTCGACGTCGTCACGTACGCCGCGCAGCAGGTCTCGGGCCTGCCGCCCGAGCGGGTGTTCGGCAGCGGCACGGTGCTCGACTCGTCGCGGCTGCGCTCGGCGCTCGCCGAGCACTGCGGCGTCGCCGTCGGCAACGTGCACGCGTACGTCGCGGGCGAGCACGGCGACTCCGAGATCGCGCTGTGGAGCTCGGCGACCATCGGCGGCGTGCCGCTCCTGCGGTGGACGGCGCTCCCCGGCCGGCCGCCGCTCGACGCCGCGGCGCGCGAGCGGATCGCGACCGACGTGGTCGAGTCGGCGTACCGCGTGATCGAGGGCAAGGGTGCGACGAACTACGCGGTCGGCCTGGCCGCCACGCGCATCATCGAGGCCGTGCTCAAGGACGAGCACCGCATCATGCCCGTGTCGTCGAGGCTCGACGACTACCACGGCATCTCGGACGTGTGCCTGTCGGTGCCGTCGCTCGTCGACCGCCGCGGCGTCACCGCGACCGTCGACGTGCCGCTCTCGGACGAGGAGGTGGCGGGGCTGCGCGCCTCGGCCGACGCGATGCGGGAGGTCCAGCGCCGCCTCGGCCTGTGA
- the lexA gene encoding transcriptional repressor LexA yields MTTGPDRATGDDAALATVSDLSGAGADRLTPRQRRVLETIRDSVERRGYPPTMREIGEAVGLASPSSVKHQLTTLERKGYLRRDPNRPRAIEVVDPDAPEAAAHRDRVESALGAATAVAAAEEESVPAPSYVPLVGRIAAGGPILAEQLVEDVFPLPRQVVGDGELFLLKVAGDSMVDAAICDGDWVVVRRQPVAENGEVVAAMIDGEATVKTFKQADGHVWLLPQNQAYSPIPGDEAQVLGRVVAVLRSL; encoded by the coding sequence ATGACGACCGGACCGGACCGGGCCACGGGCGACGACGCCGCGCTGGCGACGGTCAGCGACCTGTCGGGGGCCGGGGCGGACCGCCTGACGCCGCGCCAGCGGCGCGTCCTCGAGACCATCCGCGACTCGGTCGAGCGCCGCGGGTACCCGCCCACGATGCGCGAGATCGGCGAGGCCGTCGGCCTCGCGAGCCCGTCGTCGGTCAAGCACCAGCTCACGACGCTCGAGCGCAAGGGCTACCTCCGGCGCGACCCCAACCGGCCGCGCGCGATCGAGGTCGTCGACCCGGACGCGCCCGAGGCCGCCGCGCACCGGGACCGCGTCGAGTCGGCGCTCGGCGCCGCGACGGCGGTCGCGGCCGCGGAGGAGGAGTCGGTGCCCGCGCCGTCGTACGTCCCGCTCGTGGGGCGGATCGCGGCCGGCGGGCCGATCCTGGCCGAGCAGCTCGTCGAGGACGTCTTCCCGCTCCCCCGCCAGGTCGTGGGCGACGGCGAGCTCTTCCTGCTCAAGGTCGCGGGCGACTCGATGGTCGACGCCGCGATCTGCGACGGCGACTGGGTCGTCGTGCGGCGCCAGCCGGTCGCGGAGAACGGGGAGGTCGTCGCCGCGATGATCGACGGCGAGGCGACGGTCAAGACGTTCAAGCAGGCGGACGGGCACGTCTGGCTGCTGCCGCAGAACCAGGCCTACAGCCCGATCCCGGGCGACGAGGCGCAGGTCCTGGGCCGCGTCGTCGCGGTGCTGCGCAGCCTGTAG
- a CDS encoding LysM peptidoglycan-binding domain-containing protein encodes MAATIPSPGTTSEAYGFLGLGGLRLTPRGRAVVLALAALVSAAFGLAGTQAVASAPPVPVEVRAHTVAPGETLWHLARGTAAAGEDLRDVVAELKALNGMRTSEVEAGQVVLVPAE; translated from the coding sequence ATGGCCGCCACGATCCCGAGCCCCGGCACGACGTCCGAGGCGTACGGCTTCCTGGGGCTCGGCGGGCTCCGGCTGACCCCGCGCGGCCGCGCGGTGGTGCTGGCGCTCGCCGCGCTCGTCTCAGCGGCCTTCGGCCTGGCCGGCACGCAGGCCGTCGCGAGCGCGCCGCCGGTGCCGGTCGAGGTCCGCGCCCACACGGTCGCCCCGGGCGAGACGCTCTGGCACCTCGCGCGCGGCACGGCCGCCGCGGGGGAGGACCTCCGCGACGTCGTCGCCGAGCTCAAGGCGCTCAACGGGATGCGCACGTCCGAGGTCGAGGCCGGCCAGGTCGTCCTGGTGCCGGCCGAGTGA
- the nrdR gene encoding transcriptional regulator NrdR — translation MHCPFCRHADSRVIDSRTSDDGAAIRRRRQCPACNRRFTTIETASLSVVKRSGATEPFSRDKIVSGVRKACQGRPVSADDLALLAQRVEETLRSSGSPEIDAYEIGLAILGPLRELDEVAYLRFASVYQAFDSLEDFESAITSLRAERAERAAREEAAGAGAEASPAPAEQGV, via the coding sequence ATGCACTGCCCGTTCTGCCGGCACGCCGACTCGCGCGTGATCGACTCCCGGACGTCCGACGACGGTGCCGCCATCCGGCGCCGGCGCCAGTGCCCGGCGTGCAACCGACGGTTCACGACGATCGAGACGGCGAGCCTGTCGGTCGTCAAGCGCTCGGGCGCCACGGAGCCCTTCAGCCGCGACAAGATCGTCTCGGGCGTGCGCAAGGCGTGCCAGGGCCGGCCCGTCAGCGCCGACGACCTCGCGCTGCTCGCGCAGCGGGTCGAGGAGACGCTGCGCAGCTCGGGGAGCCCCGAGATCGACGCGTACGAGATCGGGCTCGCGATCCTCGGGCCGCTCCGCGAGCTCGACGAGGTCGCGTACCTACGGTTCGCGAGCGTGTACCAGGCGTTCGACTCCCTCGAGGACTTCGAGAGCGCGATCACGTCCCTGCGCGCGGAGCGCGCGGAGCGCGCCGCGCGGGAGGAGGCGGCCGGTGCGGGCGCCGAGGCGTCCCCCGCGCCGGCGGAGCAGGGGGTCTGA
- a CDS encoding DUF5302 domain-containing protein: MTDKQRTTAPGADAKARFKEALDRKNATHHRTADGETNTGAVHGPETAGPVQKMFRRKSG; this comes from the coding sequence ATGACGGACAAGCAACGCACGACGGCTCCGGGAGCGGACGCGAAGGCGCGCTTCAAGGAAGCTCTCGACAGGAAGAACGCCACGCACCACCGGACCGCCGACGGCGAGACCAACACGGGCGCCGTGCACGGCCCCGAGACGGCCGGGCCGGTCCAGAAGATGTTCCGGCGCAAGTCCGGCTGA
- the serA gene encoding phosphoglycerate dehydrogenase, translating into MLRALLLENVHPVATEILRDAGIEVVTRPGALDEAELIEALDGFQILGIRSKTTVTSKVFESVPGLLAVGTFSIGTNQIDLGAAASYGVAVFNAPYSNTRSVVELALAEIIALTRRLTVRDKALHAGVWDKTAEGAHEVRGRTLGIIGYGNIGSQLSVLAENLGMRVVFYDTAEKLALGNARRVETVDELLEVSDAVTIHVDGRKGNAGMFGADMFARMKPGAIFLNLSRGFVVDVDALREHILSGHIAGAAVDVFPSEPKKRGDHFESSLRGLDNVILTPHVGGSTEEAQEAIGDFVAKKLRDYVATGSTTLSVNLPNLQLEHTGVGRIMLLHRNVPGVLAAVNQVFADHGANIEAQMLATRGEIGYVVTDISDVTQRGASAKLQAMDTTIRLRIRDAFERPEFPPGPAAGA; encoded by the coding sequence GTGCTGCGCGCCCTTCTGCTGGAGAACGTCCACCCTGTCGCCACCGAGATCCTCCGCGACGCGGGGATCGAGGTCGTCACGCGCCCCGGCGCGCTCGACGAGGCCGAGCTGATCGAGGCCCTCGACGGCTTCCAGATCCTCGGCATCCGGTCCAAGACGACCGTCACGTCCAAGGTCTTCGAGTCGGTGCCGGGCCTGCTGGCGGTGGGCACGTTCAGCATCGGGACGAACCAGATCGACCTGGGCGCGGCCGCGTCGTACGGCGTCGCGGTCTTCAACGCGCCGTACTCGAACACGCGCTCGGTGGTCGAGCTCGCGCTCGCCGAGATCATCGCGCTGACCCGCCGCCTCACGGTCCGCGACAAGGCGCTGCACGCGGGCGTCTGGGACAAGACGGCCGAGGGCGCGCACGAGGTGCGCGGCCGCACGCTCGGCATCATCGGGTACGGCAACATCGGCTCGCAGCTGTCGGTGCTCGCGGAGAACCTCGGCATGCGCGTCGTCTTCTACGACACCGCCGAGAAGCTCGCGCTCGGCAACGCGCGGCGCGTCGAGACGGTCGACGAGCTGCTCGAGGTCTCCGACGCCGTGACCATCCACGTCGACGGCCGCAAGGGCAACGCCGGGATGTTCGGCGCCGACATGTTCGCCCGGATGAAGCCGGGCGCGATCTTCCTCAACCTGTCACGCGGGTTCGTCGTCGACGTCGACGCCCTGCGCGAGCACATCCTGTCGGGCCACATCGCGGGCGCCGCGGTGGACGTCTTCCCGTCGGAGCCGAAGAAGCGCGGCGACCACTTCGAGTCGTCGCTGCGCGGGCTCGACAACGTCATCCTCACGCCGCACGTCGGCGGCTCGACCGAGGAGGCCCAGGAGGCGATCGGCGACTTCGTGGCCAAGAAGCTGCGCGACTACGTCGCGACGGGCTCGACGACGCTCTCGGTCAACCTGCCGAACCTGCAGCTCGAGCACACCGGCGTGGGCCGCATCATGCTGCTGCACCGCAACGTCCCCGGCGTGCTCGCGGCGGTCAACCAGGTCTTCGCCGACCACGGTGCCAACATCGAGGCACAGATGCTCGCCACGCGCGGCGAGATCGGCTACGTGGTGACCGACATCTCCGACGTCACGCAGCGCGGCGCGTCGGCCAAGCTCCAGGCCATGGACACGACGATCCGGCTGCGCATCCGCGACGCGTTCGAGCGGCCCGAGTTCCCGCCCGGCCCGGCCGCCGGAGCCTGA